The genomic DNA TTAAGGCAATGCAGAAATGAATCATGTTACTAGTGACACCTGTGTTTGACAAGTGGGAAAAATGTCTACTAAAGATATGTACTACAACTAATACAGCATCTTCTACCTTAATGTGTATTACACTATTAATCAAATCCTGTCaagataaataaagaaatgaattacTTAGTATGTCCCAGTTTGGATGCTTTTTTACTAAAGTCTAGTTGGGAGAGTTGTGTTCAAAGTGTATTTCTATACAggcctgcattaaaaaaaaaaaaaaccttaataGACATGACTTAATATCATCTCCTTGTTGCTGTGAGCTTTATTAAAATGTCTGATTACAAACTAATAATCAACTTTGATTATCCCATGCAGTCTATCTGCATTCGTAGACGCTGCAGGTCAACTCAACTCTGCTGTTCTACAGTCGTTTTATCCCCCAGTCTTCTGCTGAAGGCTAACATTTGTTGGTGTAGGAGTGTGCCCACGTTTCCTAACTGTTGTCTCCGGGTCTTCAGGTGGTTCAACATGGCGCCCATCGACGCCAACAGAACGCCATCGCTGTTCTGACGCTCCTGAGTTACCACTAAATCCTCTCTCCACGCTTCCTGCAAGCTCTCAAACAAGGTCCTTATGTCCCGCTGGAGCTGGCCAACCTCCTGCCAGTACCGCTCTTTGTTCTCCCTGGCTGTGTCGACGTCCTCTGTCATCTGTCGGATGCTGAGATGCAGCCTGCTGTTCTCCATGCGGACCTGCTCCAGTTTCACGCTGTTGTCATAGATGTTCATCTCTACGGCTCTCAGCTCCGACGCCTGCTGGCGGAGCACGTCCATGTAGCCCCTTCGCATCTCGTCCAGCTCCGCCTTGGTTTGGTCTTTGGGCTGGAGCAGCGAGTCGGTTTTCTCCTTCAGTCCCTGAATGGACAGCTCCAGAtcgctcttcttcctcttcagctCCGAGGTGAGCGTTTTGAGTCCCTGGTGTCTGGATCGCTCTTCGTTCCAATTCGCTTCCACCTCCTTCAGgatttcctctttctcctccacctccctctgcttctcctcgcGGCTCCTCGCGGCGCTCTCGGCTTCCGCGGCCCACTGCTCCATTTCCTCGCGCTGTCGGGTCTCCATTTGTCTGTACTCCGCCTCGCGCTGGGCCACGTGGCTCGTCAGCAAGTCGGCGTTTTCGCTCTTGGGCTGACGCTTTCGGAGTGCGGCCTCCTCTCGTTGCAGCTCCTGGTATCTGGTCTTGGCGTTGCCAATATCGGCGCTCATCTTCACCACGTGCTCCTCCTGCTTCCTCTTCCCTTCCTCCAAGAGCCTCGTCAGCCACCTCTTCTCCGCCTCGTAATGGCAGATGTTCTTCTTCTCCGTATCCACGTTGTCGCACAACTCTTCCCGATTCCTCTCGAACACGCGTTTAGTGATGATTTCGGCTTGCAGGAGCTCTCCGATCTGCTTGTCCATCTCTTTGATCTCCTTGCTGTGTCTGACTATGGAGGAGATGCGCTCCTCCAGCTGTAGCTTGGAtcgctgcagctgctgcaagACGTGGAAATGCTCTGCCCTCACTTCGTTCTCTTCGTCGTGCTGCTGCTTGAATATCTCATAGATTTTAGCCAGGGCATCTTGACAGAGCAATCTGGACGCTCGAGCCTCCTCTATTTTATCTTCCACTGTGGCAATCTCCTCTTTAAGAAGCTGGATGGCAACTCTAAAGGCTTCCTCTAACTCGCGCAACTCCTTCTTCAGCGCTTCTCTCTGTTGCCTCAATTCTTGATGCTTTTGGGTCTCCACCTGCAGCTGTTTCTCACACTGGAGCCCATCTGCTGCCAGTCTCCGTATCTTGCTCTCCAGCTTGGCCATGTCaatcatgagctcgcccagttggtTATGGGTTTCTCGTTTCTTTTCATTAAGACCATCCAACACTATTCTGCTTCTCCTGTTCGCTAGCTTCTGCTGCTTCATTTTCTCCTCGGCCTGGTCCACCTCTCCGGACAGGCTGTCGTTTTTCACAGCGAAAGCCTCTCTCTCCAGCACCATCTTTCGCTGCAGCGTTATCTTGTCCTGTTGGATAGCAGCGGTGCAGGACTTGAGCTCCTCTATCTGATCTCGTGTCTGATCCAAATGCATCTGCAAGCTATACTTCAAGGCGATTCGATCGTTCTGAGCAGCAACGATCTCTTCGTGTTCAGCCTTCACCTGCTCGCGCTCTGGGTACAGGGCTTCGTTCTGGCTCAAGAGGGCCACCTGCCTCTTCACCGTGGCTTCTCGGAGCTGAGAAACTGTGTGGAGGTCTTTGTGCAGCTGCTCTATCTCCTCTGCATTAGAGGCCCGGGCTGCTACTACGTCAGCCATAATTTCCTGGCTCATTCTTTCTCTTAAATTGTTGATTTGGTGTCTTAGCTTGCTGTTTTCTATGGTTTCCACTTCTAGATGTTCATGCGCAGCACGCCGCTCAGCCTCCAGGTCAGTGATGGCAGCCGTTATCTCTGTCAGGTGGAGGCTGGCTTCAGGTGAGAATGCTATCCCCTCCTCCTTCAGCTGCTTGTCCAGTTCCTTTAAATGCTCGAGAGCGACCATAACCGCCGGGAAGTCGGGCACCAGACAAGAAGCCATTTTTAATCCGTGTGGGTTTTGTGTACGTGTgtcttgtatttgtgtgtgtgtcggcagtTTCAGTTCAGATTCTACCATCGATTACTTGTGAGTGgggttgccatggcaacaactACCCACCACGAAGAAGACCGCACGCTACGGCAAGTCCGCGAGGCCACAGGGCTGTTAGCAGCGGCCACACACAAGCTAACCTTCAGTACGTGAAAGTAGCTAACCAATTCTTGTCAGGGTAAGGTTGGAACTAACCGCGATAAAAGTAAGCTAAAGCTACGTTTAGATGAACAGAAAAGTCGGATGACCTTCGCACTAGGAAGCATGAAAAGAATGGGCGGCGACGGTAATGTTGGAAGCTCTTCAACAGCGGGTTTAACGTTAGTGCTTAACTTACCTGAAATACGTTATGTAGCAACACCCGTGCAGACATTTCGGAACAACCTCAGCTTCCAAAGACGTGCGTATGGGCTGCAAACCAAATTTGCACTCATTCAGTATGTATGATAGCTATCGCCCTGCTATAGGCAGCAGTAGCAGGGAACTCGAGCCCGGTGTTGCCAGATTAGAAGATTTCAAGTAAAACTATTTAGAAAAGTAGGCGCGCCGTGCGCGTATGATAGGCTATGATGTGCTGCTGTCACTGGTGGAAAGTAATATTTACTTAAGTGCTACACTTGAGTACAATTTAGAGGTAAcgctacttgtactttactttatacttctactccagtaggctacatttcagAGTGAAATACTGTAGCCTGCAGCCtgacaccatggccactgctgGGGTTAGAGATGGCGGAAAAACAATAATAGAGctggaaaatcctcctgcttccctgagGTCAGcggtgtggcaacattttgccttccctgTGATTTATGTAAACAACGAACGCGTCGTTGACAAAAAACATACAGTTTGTAGGCTTTGTTACACGCGGGTACCATACGCCCCCTCTGGCAACACGACAAATATGGCAGGACATATTCGCAGGCATcataaacaaatacatctaTGGACTGATCTGCCTGGGAAAAGGGCAGCTCTTCCATCCTCCGGGATGAGGTGGCGTTTTGCAGGTGAggaaactttttttcaaaacatgttttaaacatcTTGAGATTTTTCAGATGCCACAAAACTTGgagcaacttaaaaaaaaaataataataaaaaaataatattcagCATCTTTGTTTTGCATAGAAAACATCAAACCTAATATACATTTCGTTACATATGTGCCTGCACATTGTGTCAATGACAATACAATTGAATTTGATATTCAAAACAGGTATTACATTCTTAACTCACCACGGTGAGGAAACTCAAGCTcttacccttctgccatctggCTCTTTTTTTATCAGTGTATTAGTGTGTTTTAGGTTTTTGTCCAATTGACTGGTACAATaagttatttattacattttaattaaattatataaatgtgatgataTGCCCTTAGTGTGGTAGGCTACACGGCCAAAGAATATGGCGGTTATACCACACTTGATACCATGGAGCCTATCTTTTTACAGAAGAATTTGAAAATGTGAATGACAGTTGTGTCAGGGCATAAATCGAATGATCTGTTGATCGTTACGACTCAAGACAGGATAGTATAACAATGGAATATATAAATAGTATCGAAAGTCTAACACCTCTATCACACCTTATTCGGAAATTAAAATGAGCTGCCCTTTAAAACCCATGTGTACCCCTGGTTGTCTGTTTTGATAGATCATTCTAACCGAGGGGCAGTTCAATTAAAAGACCTGCTAGGAGGTTCCTGAGCATGGCTCCTCTCACTCCCTTGGCACACAGTACAGTGTGCAAAGCAAACATGACAGTTCATTATATTTTTGGCCAAAAAGCACAGAAAcgagataagatagactttattaatcccacactggggaaattcccttgttacagcagctcagAAAAAGTCACACTCATCAGAAAAGACAAATGCACATTAGACATAGGAAAGATATACAAAAAAgtattataagaaatagaaaaaatagaataataatagtaatatgtacactataaacacccttattataaacagacaaaaacatatatgtatgtgtacagatgagaaaacaatacaattgttttaaaatataGCTACATATGCTCCACATTGGCTGTTTCTCAGTTAGTTTGTGGtattttaatttcattcataaatgtatttttacaaatgtataaaatgaTGCAAGACAGTGCCTGAAGAttagggggggaaaaaacaatgcAGCAGCCACCTGGAAGTCCTTATTGTTACAATTTCTTATTTAGTGGTCCATAATCCAAAACAAGCGTGCACTTAATTTGATGACCAAAAAGAGAGTCTTCAGTTTGGAAGTTTGTGCAGGTTTATTAACAACAGGACCTGGCAACCCTGATCCGTCGCCGAATGATGACATTGGTCCACAAATGGAGACGTAGAAAGCATAGAAATAGAGCAGGTAGAAGAAGCAGCGCCAATTCAATGGCTGTCATCCTATGCGTTTTATTTGTTGTAAAAGCCACTGAAAGTGTTTGGACTTTTTGTTACAGGGTAAGTATTGACGCATgtcaaaatagaatacgaaGATTGAGTATCTTTCTATTGTATAAGCacagttttatttaaatatgttcACAATTATGTGATAGCCATGGTGATTTGAATTGttgaatcttgttttttttttttttttcacacaaagtTCTCACCGCCATAAACGTACATCAACGCTACGTTTAAAATAGCGCATCAAAAATAATGTGATTTCGAAAGGGATGTCCTTTCTATCCAGCCTAACTCTTGCGGCTGTGCTACCGCCAGCCAGCGGAGCGAACAGCCTGCAGAAGAAGGGCCACAGGAACATGGATCTTATCAGTAAACCAAGAAGCAAGTCCATCGTGTGGATGTATTTCGGCTTGAAAGCAGATGAAAAGGGGCAACCTTTGAACTCTGGCGAGGCCGTTTGTCGTTTGTGCCGAAAAATAGTACTTGCAAAAGGTGGAAATACCACGAATTTAAGAAGTCACTTGAGACGTCGACATCGTGCGGATTTTTTCGAGACTACTTCTGCCCCGACATCTGGAGCTTTGTTTGAGGCTCAAGGTGATTTACCACAAAATTCAGCTCTTTCACTGCGACAATTGTGTATCCAAAGAGTGCCTCAAATTTGAGCCTTGGTGCATCGGCCGCCTTTGCCACTACTAACGTTACATACACCCTTCCCTTTAAGACTGACAAAATACAATTGCAGTGGGGCACATTATGGGTTTGATAAAGTTGCATTTAAAAGGGAACagttaaaggtgaaaaaaaatagtCCCTAACCCTTGTGCTGTTCTTGTATGCCATTGACTGTATATAAAGGTATATATGCACACTCTGTGCTAAACTCACGTGGGAGAACAGACCTCCTAGTATGGTATTTGTTGTTGTACTTTAAGCAGAATATGCAGACAGACTGGTGTGAGTGTATTTACTGTGTTACATCTTTAAATGCAGCATTTAATTCCGACAATGCATTGAGATTGTAGGCCATCGGACACATTCAAAGAGTGTAAAATCAAGATAATCGGTAACAACACCTACCAGCAAGTTTTTTAAGTCAAACAGTATCTGTTTCTTTGAACGGGGTTATCTAATGTCAGGTTCTTTCATACGTAACGTAGTTTCCATGTCTCGTTTCGGGACCCTAGTGTTAATTTTCGCCTTGTTAACAGTGCtattacacacaaacaacttTACACTGCCTAAATATGATTGTACGCATGCGCAGAGAGAATACGACCCCAGTGCTAGAAGGCGGTTTTACGGCTGTCTCATACCtttgttgttgccatggtaTCACCTAAACAGTCACCCAAGTAACCCATTGTACATCCATAATTGTAAGGAGCTGAGGGTAACATTTTgggaatattttattatttaaaatatcattTGGTAAGGGATATGTTGCTGTAGTCCCGCTGTCATGATACGTCGTTACAAATAACCGTTCTGCGGTGGGTGCAATGATTGGCCAGTCATAGCCGCCATCTTTAGCGTTTTAAAATCCCTTTTCGTCTCTTCAATACAGTCTGATAAATGACTGTGGTATAACCGCCGTATAGCACAGAAACCTGACTACATGAGCGGTATCACTCCGCTTTGTTTACATGGCCGAATCCTACCTATTGTCCGTCTCGTTTTAACATTGAACACACAGCAACTACCTTGACAGCTGATGGAGCTCACAGCTAACATTATGAATGCAGACCTGAAGGATTCCCGTGATAAACTGCACGTGTTTGAGCCTGATATGAAAACTAAAGAGGAGCTCATCCTGAAAGAAGAGGATGAGTCACAAGAAGAGGAAGAGTATGAGGTAAATACTACTGGCATTTCTAGACATGCAATGGTTTCAGACTTAGAACTGAATGAACTTGAAGACAGCAGGAACGAAATAAGTAAGCTTACCATGAAGCAGACGACCTGGGCTGTGAATTGCTTCACTGGCTGGTTGGAGGCACAGGGGCTCCAGGTGGACCTGACTACAGTGGAGAAGACTGAGCTGAACGGGGTGCTGAGACACTTTTACGGATCGGTACGAAACGGCAAAGGAGAGCTGTATGGGATTGCCAGTTACATTGCGCTGAGAGCCGGACTAAACCGTTACCTCAAAGAGCCTCCTTTCAGCCGCCCTGTGTGCTTAATGAGAGATGCTGAGTTCACCTCAGCCAACAAGGTGTTCCTGGGAGTGCTCAAGAGAATTCGGAAGTGCGGTCGAAACTTAAGATCTCACCATCAGGCGCTGTCTTCTAGTGATATCCGCATCCTCAGACACTCGCGTGCGATGGACACCAGCACTCCGAGGGGACTTCTGAACAAAGTCTGGTTTGATGTTCAGGTACATTTCGGCCGCAGAGGGAAGCAGGCCAACAGGAATCTAAGGCCAGATTCATTTGTGATCAGAAAAGACGAGAGAGGGCGGCGATGCTGTGCTTTATCCTTTGTGGACGAAACGAAGATTGACAGTGAGAAGGACCGAGGCTCTATGTTTGAGAAGCCAGGCAGTGCATTCTGTCCCATTACTTCGCTTTTGAAGTACCTGAGCAAGCTCCCATGCAACGCAACCGCCCTTTACGTGCAGCCCAAGAAGGATCTTACCGATGAAATGTGGTACAGCCACACCCCCCTCGGAGTCAATTATCTGGGCTCAATGCTGGCTCGCATGTGCAAAGAAGCCGGCACATCGATCATCTATACCAATCACTGCATCCGAAGCACACCCTTTCACCTACTGTGTGACCCAAGACTGGAGGCAAGAGAAACGATTCCTGTCAGCGTGCACAGGTAGGATGAAGTATATTCACCTGTTGCTATTTTTCCCATTACACCTACTGAAATAACTTAAGTATAATTTTTTACAACAGGTCTGAAAGCTCCCTCCAAAGTCCCCAGACGCCATCCCTCGGGGGCCGTAAGCTGCGTAAGATATTGCCAAAGGGCGATTCAGCTGGCCCAGCAGGTCTGCCACCAGACAAGTGGGCACCACTGACAGAAATTCactcaagcacacacactctgactgcACCAGTGCTGCAGTTGATTCATTATCTTAGTAATATCAGAGTGAAGTGTTGAGATAAATGTCTACAGAAAGTCCGAATGATTGAACGTGATGCTGGTTACAAGACTATATAGGAACATACATTTTTCTTGGTTggggaaacaaaataaaatgaatcaaaacaAACTCAAGGCTTCTGTCTTTGCTATACATAACTAACATTGTAAAATGATTACTTTAATGCAATCTGTCTAGTATTTTAACAATTGCATTCTAATGCTATAACATCCTCCGAAGGACTTTTCTCTATTTCCTGTGTTAAGTTCTGTCAtctctattatttttttttttttttacccaaaacaacaaaagaacaGTAAACATGCTCAATGAAAATAAAGTCCTCCTCTAACGGTATCTCACCTTAATTCCATGTTTGACTAATCATTTctctatttttttccccccctccctctgtaGGTTTGGATTTAAACCATGAAGAATTCCTTGAGGATTTTCCATTTCTCCAGAATGCATCCAACCAGAACTACGTCCCAGACGCCGTGCTGCCGCCTGGAGAGCCATGGCTCCACGGTGGGCCCTCCCGGGCGGTGCTGTCCCTGCCCTCCTGCCTGTGCCTGTGCGGGGACATCGGCTCTGGGATGTCTGGTCCTGGATCTTCTGATGAAGACCAGATGGGAGAGATGAAAGTGTACGCCAAGTGTCACCTTCAGAAGGGCGTCATGTTTGGGCCATTTCTAGGAGAAGTGTGCAGAGGACAAATGCCGAGCAACCTCAAATACGCCTGGGCTGTAAGTAGACAGGTCCGACTAGATGTAAAGAGGTAGTTTAAAATGAAGTTAtggcaacaaaaaagaaaatgatgctTTTTGTgctaatcgttagttgcagccctgcttttaaggccgttttatggttgtgcgtcgaatcgacggcgtacccccgcagacccctccgCGTCTACGCCGGTCCCTACTGCCGTGCATGTGGCTCGGCCGTGGctgggtagcgttgcatttcctccCCGACTCATTCCCTGGTTCTCCTTCTTCATAAACAAGAttaaatcaaggagagggttcacttctcctgctccagatttcccaccgtggtcagaaagaacagggcaGACACTTTGTTtgtctcactatgactctagagtcggtactcacttcgaagctaatcgccgtcactctctcacttctccctcgctctaacacactccccacacacacacacacacacacacacacacatgccggctcaacgaacacaccagcacacaagtataaacatcaggccacttacgtaggctacggtgaaaccactgcgtggagcctccacacaaccataaaacggcctttaatCAGTAATGTAATTTGTGACTTGTTTTGGTAACCAGCAGGAAATCCATATATAATTGAGAGTTGACATACACATTGCTCCCATCTCCAGATCAGAGATGATGCTGGTTTTGTCTACGTCGATGCTTCCGATGAAAGCAAATCTAACTGGATGAGGTGGGCAGTTCTTACTGATTCAAGTTTCTCTCTCAAAGTATAATGTCCTTTctcccttgttttttttttttgttttttttactttttatatataatgCAGTCAATCAGAGCATTCGTCTGACTGAGATTGGCTCCTACTAACAAACTGTACATGTTTGCTCTATGTTTCAGATACGTAACATATACCAGCAGTGAGGAGGAACACAACCTGGTCATTTTCCAGTTCTACCGCCACATCTACTACAGGGTTTCCCAGCCCATCACAGAAGGAACAGAGCTCAGGGTCTGGATCGGCAAGGATTATGCCACCCTGCTGGGCCTGGGGATGGGTGAGTTCACACACTGAAGCATAGAATGACATGTGGTAGAAGCAGACTTGCAGATCTATATTAGTTTGTTCACTTCCACATTCATTTTCAACTGACTAAATActaaatagggctgcacgataggaggaaaatatgcgatgcagagacagagcacatttaagtcccgcccccaccgGAGGGGAAAAGAACTCTCCGCTgtccattgacttgtattgcggGAAGGTTCGTACTCGTCAATTTTgactgctagcaaacaacagaataatgcctaaaagctgctgtgaggtgatattcactaccaacaatgtaaagagcccataaattatgtttttataagctgctgacctgaaaaactgagctttgATGAAGACAAATGTGgatacagacgtgaggaatcagcagagagaatgggaAGACTGTGAGATCCTGACactgagctaacgttatgtccCACGTTACGTGttttagcttaacttacagacgTATAGTTAGGCTAAAACTGCCATTTGGATATTTGACTAGGTAACAAAATGCTTGCAGCAAATGTAACGTgggacataacgttagcttagtgtcagGATGCCACGGACTtcccattctctctgctgattcctcacgtctgtatccacgtttgtcttcataaaagctcagttttttggGTCGGCAGCTTATAAAAGCTTAAGCTAtgggttctttacattgttggtagtgaatatcgtcacacagcagcttttaggcattattctgttgtttgctagcggACGAAATTGACGAGGAGGCACCTTCACACAATACAATTCAATGGAGAGCCGAGAGTTGTTCCCCAAAATGgctatattgtgcagccctagactTAAATAGAATGTTTTTGAAAGTCTTAAAACTGAAAATGTAGCTCGCTAAAATGGATGTCACATCCTCTgcattatattattaattttgatgtgggggggggttaCAGGTGACAATGTGAAATGTGAAGTCGGAGACAAAGAGACAGTCCTGCGCCTTCTGCAAGACATCCAATTGGTCACCCTCCCAGAGCCCAGCAGCTCCTCTCTTTGGTCAGacaacagccaatcacagagccCCATGCTTGTCATCAGTGACGTGACGACTGTGTCCAACCCAGACGCCGCTAGTGATTCTGGCAtgatgtctgtctctgtgtttccctcctcctcctccctgatCTCCTTACCGTCCCCGGGCTCTCATTCATTGGAAAAGTACGACTTTATGCCCGGGACTGAGAAACTGCTGAGTAACCCAAACGTCACAGAGAACAGCCCATGGTACTTTTTTGGGTTCGAGCCGGACCCTACCGGCCGGCCTCTGGACCGCAGCGCTGTGGTGTGTAAGCTGTGTGGGGAACATATCGGCTGTGGGGGGGGAGCAGCAGATCTCCAAATCCATCTGACCAACAAGCACCACATCAGAACACGCGACGGCAACAAGGACCGGAGCCTTCTGACAATAGGTAACTATTacgtaggcctgtaacaattattacaagTGGTTATTGGTTggattatatatttttaatattatattgAATTGTTAGTTCATGGCACTTTACACGCCCTTTACCCGTTCATGGAAACAAAAACGACAAGCACTCTTAGTGTAACACTCGCATGGCtaaaaataagacccaagtttAGAAATCAATATTTTCCTTTTAACCAACCTGAAGTTATTTTTGTGTAGTTATGTGAGTCTAAAAACtctttttcaaacaaacaaatgtacagGTTTAACCTGTAAACTGGTGTctagttaaaaatgttaaacaacATTTCTTAAAGgtcgtgacacaccaacccgacagccgaccctcggcagaaaaggcagttggactgatcagtctccccgacttggtcaaaaaaagtgtctcggaac from Sander vitreus isolate 19-12246 chromosome 2, sanVit1, whole genome shotgun sequence includes the following:
- the ccdc175 gene encoding coiled-coil domain-containing protein 175; translation: MASCLVPDFPAVMVALEHLKELDKQLKEEGIAFSPEASLHLTEITAAITDLEAERRAAHEHLEVETIENSKLRHQINNLRERMSQEIMADVVAARASNAEEIEQLHKDLHTVSQLREATVKRQVALLSQNEALYPEREQVKAEHEEIVAAQNDRIALKYSLQMHLDQTRDQIEELKSCTAAIQQDKITLQRKMVLEREAFAVKNDSLSGEVDQAEEKMKQQKLANRRSRIVLDGLNEKKRETHNQLGELMIDMAKLESKIRRLAADGLQCEKQLQVETQKHQELRQQREALKKELRELEEAFRVAIQLLKEEIATVEDKIEEARASRLLCQDALAKIYEIFKQQHDEENEVRAEHFHVLQQLQRSKLQLEERISSIVRHSKEIKEMDKQIGELLQAEIITKRVFERNREELCDNVDTEKKNICHYEAEKRWLTRLLEEGKRKQEEHVVKMSADIGNAKTRYQELQREEAALRKRQPKSENADLLTSHVAQREAEYRQMETRQREEMEQWAAEAESAARSREEKQREVEEKEEILKEVEANWNEERSRHQGLKTLTSELKRKKSDLELSIQGLKEKTDSLLQPKDQTKAELDEMRRGYMDVLRQQASELRAVEMNIYDNSVKLEQVRMENSRLHLSIRQMTEDVDTARENKERYWQEVGQLQRDIRTLFESLQEAWREDLVVTQERQNSDGVLLASMGAMLNHLKTRRQQLGNVGTLLHQQMLAFSRRLGDKTTVEQQS